The genomic segment TGCTCGGTGTGGCGCCCGCCGACCTCCTGTATGCGCGGGTGGACGTCGTGACCGGCGACGACGGGCGCCCCGTGCTCCTCGAACTGGAGTTGACGGAGCCGTACCTGGGTTTCACCCACGCCGACCCCGCCGCTCCGTCGCGGCTCGCCTCCGCGGTCCTCGACCAGCTCGGCAGACCCGCTCGCTACGCGACGCGCTTGGCCGCGAGCCGCTCCGGCTTCGGCCAGCGCACGTTGTGGGCCCAGCCGAGCTTCTCGAACATCCAGATCAACCGCGCGGAGATGTCGACCTGCCCGCGCAGCACGCCGTGCCGGGCGCACGTCGGATCCGCGTGGTGGCTGTTGTGCCACGACTCGCCCATCGACAGGATCGCCAGCGGCCAGAAGTTGGCCGCCTTGTCCCGGCTGGCGAACGGCCGCTCGCCCACCATGTGGCAGATCGAGTTCACCGACCACGTCACGTGGTGCGAGAACGCGATGCGCACCAGACCGGCCCAGAAGAACGCGGTGACCGCGCCCCACCACGACCACGTGATGAGCCCGCCCAGCAGAGCGGGCAGACCCAGGCTCGCCACGATCCACAGCCAGAAGTACTTGTTCACGACCTGAAGGTCCTTGTCCGACAACAGGTCGGGCGCGAACCGCTCGTAGTTCGTCACCTCACGCCGGAACATCCAGCCCATGTGCGCGTGCCAGAAGCCGCGGAGCAGGGCCATCGGCGAGGTGCCGAACAGCCACGGCGAGTGGGGGTCGCCCTCCTTGTCGGCGAACGCGTGGTGCCTGCGGTGGCTCGCCACCCAGAAGATGACCGAGCCCTGCACGGCCATGCTGCCGGTGATCGCGAGTGCGATCCGCAGTGCGCGGTTGGTCTTGAAGGCGCCGTGCGTGAAGTACCGGTGGTACCCGACCGTCACGCCCAGGGTGCCGACCGTGTAGAAGACCGCGGCGAGGATGAGGTCGAGCCAGGTGATCCCCCACCCCCAGGCGAAGGGAATCGCGACGACGAGGGCCACGAACGGGATCAGGAGGAACGCCTTCAGCACGATCATCTGTGCGGTGGTGCGCTCTGCCCCGACGAGGGGCTTCGGGCCGGGTTGGCGTTCGTCGCGCGCTTGTACGGTGCTGCTGCTCATCGTGTGCTAGTGACCTCGCATCGCAAAGAAGGGAGAACGGGCAGAAAAGGGATCCCGAACTCAGTGCAGCACAGCGTAGCGGCGATCGCATGCGGACCGAAGACCGTGCTGCGGCGACCCGGGAAAGCGCGTCTGAACAGCGAAAATCAGGCGGCGCCGACGGTGTTGCGCGGGGTCGCCGGAGCGGCACTCACGACCGGGCCACGATCCCGGGTGACGCACCACAGGGCGGCGGTCGCGGCGATCACCAGCATCGAGCCGAGGACGTGCAGCGACACGAGGGGCTCGGGGATGCCGAGTCGGTACTGGACGACGCCGAGCACGCCCTGGGCGACGGCGATGGCCCACACGAGGGCGTACGGCGTCCAGAGTTGCTTCTCGACCCGGGCCCGGTACCACTGGAAGCCCAGGACGATCAGCAGGGCGAGGAACACGTACAGGAACACGGCGTGGACGAGCGTCAGCGTCTCGATCGGGGCGTCCAGGCGCTCGACGTCCGGATCGCCGCCGTGCGGGCCTGCGCCGGTGACCACGGTGCCCGCGACGATGAGCCCCGCCAGGGACACCACGAGGCCGCCGAGGACGGGACGGCTGGCGCGCGGGACACGCGGCGTCGGAGGCTCGTCACCCTCGTTGAACGCGCGCAGGAGGACGACCGCCATCCACACCAGGGCGGCCGACGGCAGGAAGTGCAGTGCGACGGTCCACCAGAGCAGGTCGGCGAGCACGGTGATGCCACCGATCACCGCCTGCGCGACGACGCCCAGGGGCATGATCCACGCCAGCCGGACGAGCCGCTTGCGGCTCGGGTGGTCGAGGTAGACCCGCCACGCCGCGAGGACGCACAGCGCCGCGACGATCACGACCACGATGGTGAGCAGGCGGTTGCCGTACTCGATCCATTGGTTCAGCGTCGCGTACTCGGGGTGTTCGACCGGGACCATGCTGCCGGGGAAGCACTGCGGCCACGTGGGGCAGCCGAGTCCGGAGCCGGTGACCCGCACGATCGAGCCTGTCAGTCCGATGCCGGCCTGGGTGACGATGGCGGCGATGGCGAGGGCTCGTTGGAGCCGGTGCGACGGGTACGGCAGGCGGCCGACGAGCGAAGACAACTGCACGGCCCCAGAGTATTACTACCGCGCGTAGCGCGGCCCTGGAGGGTCGTGGTGGGCGGTCCTGCGTACGGGAACCGCGGACACGCGTGCGTGACCCGCGGACACGCGTGCGTGGGGCGCGGACACGATGCTCGGGGTCAGGTGAGCTTCGTCGTGCGGGTCGCGAGGGCGGTGGCCGCGACGGCCCACGCGGCGAGGACCGCCACGGGAGGCCAGGCGAGGACGCCGTCGGCGAAGGCCGACTGCAGTCCGTCGGCCAGGGCGCCCGACGGCAGGTAGGGCACCACGGCGGCCAGCGGCCCGGGCAGATTGTCGGGGCCGATCACGATGCCGCCCGCGAGCAGCAGCACGAACCACACGATGTTGGCCAGCGCGAGGACGGCCTCGGCCCGCAACGCGCCACCGAGGAGCACACCGAGCGCGCCGAACGCGACCGTTCCGGTCACGAGCAGCAGCAGGGCGCCCGCGAGTCCGGAACCGGTGGGCGACCAGCCGAGCGCCAGCGCGGTGCCACCGAGCACCACGACCTGCACGGCCACGACGACCAACGCCGCGACGAGCTTGCCCAGCACGAGCAGCCAGCGCGGCAGCGCGGTCGCGGCGAGGCGCTTCAGCACCCCGTAGCGGCGGTCGAAGCCCAGCGCGATGGCCTGCCCGGTGAACGCCGAGGACATCACGGCGAGCGCGAGGATGCGCGGTGCCACCCAGTCGACCCGCTGGGTGACGTCGTCGGGGACGGGCACGACGTCCAGGACACTCATGCCCACGAGCAGCGCCAGCGGGATCAGCAGTGTGAGCAGGATCTGCTCGCCGTGGCGCAGGGTGAGGCCGATCTCCGTGCGGGCGTGCGTGAACAGCATCGTGGGAATGCGGCCGCGGCCCGGCGCCGGGGTGAAGGTGCCGGGTTCGAAGCGCGGTCGGCCTGTGGCTCGCGTGGTGCTCACGCCCGTAGCTCCCGTCCGGTGAGTTCGAGGAAGACTTCCTCCAGGTCACGCTTGCCGACGTGCAGTTCCTCGGCGAGTACGCCCTGCTGGGCGCACCACGACGTGACGGTGGAGATCACCTGGGGGTCGACGGGGCCGCACACGCGGTACGACCCCGGGGAGGATTCCTTGACGAGGTAGCCCTCGGGCAGCGCCGCGGCGAGCAGGTCGGTGTCGAGGTCGGGGCGGGCTTTGAAGCGCAGTTGTGCGTCGTCGGCGTGCTCGGAGGTGAGGGTGGTGGGGGAGCCGGAGGCGATGACCCGCCCGCCGTCGACGATCACGACGGTGTCGGCCAACGTCTCGGCCTCCTCCATGAAGTGGGTGGTGAGCAACACGCTCACGCCGTCGTCGCGCAGGGCGGCGAGCAGATCCCACACCAGGCGGCGGGCCTGCGGGTCCATGCCGGCGGTGGGCTCGTCCAGGAAGACCAGCTCGGGGCGTCCCACGAGCGCGCACGCCAGCGAGAGGCGCTGCTGCTGACCGCCGGAGAGGCGTTTGAACGGAGTGCGCAGCACCGTGCCGAGCCCGAGCACGTCGAGGAGCCAGTCGGGGTCCAACGGACTAGCCGCGCACGAGGCCACCAGGCGCACCATGTCCGCGGCGCGCACTCCCGGATAGGCACCGCCGCCCTGGGGCATGACGCCGATACGGGGGCGCAGGGCCGCACCGTCGCGCGCGGGATCCAGTCCCAGTACCCGGACGGTGCCCTCGTCGGGACGCAGGAAGCCCTCGCAGATCTCGACCGTGGTCGTCTTCCCCGCTCCGTTGGGGCCGAGCAGGGCGAGGACGGTGGCTCGGGGCATCGTCAGGTCAAGGCCGGACACGGCCGTGACGGGACCGAACCGCTTCACCAGTCCAGTGATGTCGACGGCCGTTTCGTTCACGACTGACAAGGGTAGAGCGAGTCGTTCAGGACTCGGCCGTCGGGCGACCGCCGGTGTGAGGGACGTCCGGTCTGCCGGGGCGGCGCAGCAGCATCGGCGAGCGCCGCCACGCGATCAGCACCATGAGCGCGACGACGATCACCGCGGCGACGAACGCCTGATGGAGCAGATACGAACGGTTGTCGAACGGGCTCCCCGTGGGCGGGATCAGCAGGGCGAGCGCGGCACTCACCACGGTCGCGGCGTTGCGGAAGCGCGACGTCCCCGCCGCGGCCGCGAGCGGGACCACGGCCCACAGCAGCCACCACGGTTGCATCGACACGTGCAGCATCATGAAGGCGCCGAGCGAGACACCGAGGCCGATGATCGGCCGGTAACGCCAGTGGAAGCTGTCCCAGAGGAACTTCAACGTCACCGCGCCCGCCACGCCGTAGCCCAGCAGGCCGAGGATCGCGATCACGGAGCCGGTGTGGTTGCCGAGGCCGAGCACGATGCCGAGCACACCGCCGAGCTGGCCCAGTTCGGCGACGGGGGACAGCCAGCTCCACACCTTCGACGGCGTTTCCAGGGCGCCGACCCACCCGAGCCCGAGGCCGGTGCCGAAGCTGACGGCCAGCGTGACCGCCACGAAGACGGCGAGCATGAGCGCGGCCGCGGCGGCGAGGTCGGTGAGTCTCCCACGCGCGCGGCGCGCGATCATGACGCCGAAGAACCCGAGCGCCACGATCGCATGGATCTTCACCATCGCCGCGAGGGAGATCACCGCCGCGCCGAGCACGATGAAGGTGAACTCGCCGCGGACCCACGGTGGCGGCGGTTCTCCCTTGACGCGGACGGCGAGGCGTCGCATGCCGAGTTCGAGACCCGCGAGCATGAGCCCGATGCCGAGTGCCTCGTTGTGCGCTCCCGCCACCAGGTGGAACAGCACGAGCGGGTTCGCCGCGCCCAGCCACAGCGCGGTGCCGGGGGCGACGCCGTAGCGGCGCGCCAGCCGGGGCAGCGCCCACACGATGAGGCCGAACCCGACGAGCGCCACGAGGCGTTGCAGCAGGACGCCGACGGCGACGTTCGTGCCCGCGACCCCGGTCAGCCAGCTCCCGATCTCGAGGAACACCGGCCCGTACGGCGCGGGGGTGTCGCGCCACATGTTCGACACGCCCGCCGTGAACGGATCGGCGACCCCGAGCGCCTCGGCGGGGCCGAGGGCGTAGGGGTCGAAGCCGCGCCGCACGATCTCGCTCTGCGCGAGGTAGCTGTAGACGTCGCGGGAGAACAGCGGCGGGATGGCCAGCAGCGGCAACGTCCAGGTGACGAGCGTGCGCGACACCTGGCCCTGGCTCGCGACCCGGTCGCGCCCGGGTCTGGCGAAGCGCCCCAGCCACAGCCAGGCGATGACCATCATTCCCATGCCGGTGAACGCGATCGCGACCGACACGGTGGGGATGCGCGTGAACAGCCGGAGGACGGGGATCTCCAGCACCGGGTTGAGGATCGGCGCCGCGCCCGAGCCGAGAGAACCGAACGCCAGCAGCAGCGCTCCGATGATGCCGAAGCGACGCGTCACCGACAGCGCCCGGGTCTCGTCGGCGTCGAGCGGGTCCGTCAGTCCCGGATCCACCGGTGATCGCGTCATGAGCCCGCCCTTGCCCGAATTCACGGGGTGAGGGTATCGACTCCTCTCTCCACGTGAGTCCGGTCACTCGCCTAAGGGGCCGCCTTTGCCCCGTCCACTGAAATACGACACACTTATGTTGTGAAAAAGCAGGGCGAGCTCGACCAGCAGGACGGCGGCGTGCAGCCGTCTCCTGTGTCCGAGCACCCTGCGCACGGCGCGGTCGAAGGCCGGACCCGCAACGAGGTCGCGAGGCTCCTGCTGGAGCAGGGGCCGTTGTCGGCCGCGGCCGTCGCCGAGCAGTTGGGCATCAGTGCCACCGCGGTGCGCAGACATCTCGACGCGCTGGTGGCCGACGACGAGGCGCAGGCGCGTCAGGCTCCCCGTCGGGGCCGTCGTGGTCGAGGCAGGCCCGCGAAGCTGTTCCTGCTCACCGAGCAGGGTAGGGCCCGGTTCGGTCACGCGTACGACGACCTCGCCGTCTCGGCGATCCGGTTTCTGGCCGAGCACGCCGGGGAACAGGCCGTCAAGGCGTTCGCGGAACGCCGGGTGTCGGCCCTCGTGGGCCCGTACCGCGAGGCCGTGACCCGGCACGCCGACGCCGAGTCGAGGGCCGAGGCCCTTGCCGGTGCCCTCACCAGGGAGGGTTACGCTGCGTCGACCCGCAAGGTGGCCACACCGGGTTCGGCCGCAGCCACGCACGGTGCGCAGCTGTGCCAGCACCACTGCCCGGTCGCGCACGTCGCAGCTGAGTTCCCGCAGCTGTGCGAGGCGGAGACCGAGGCGTTCGCCGAGCTGCTCGGTACGCATGTGCAGCGGCTCGCGACGATCGCACGCGGTGACGCCGCGTGCACCACACACGTACCCGCCGATCCGGTGGGTAGTGAAGGGAGACGTCGACATCCGCCCCCCTCGGCCGAGGAGGCCGAGCACCAGGACATCGACAGTGCAACTCCGAACGGAGGGACTACCGCATGACTGCCGCTGCCGAGCAGCGCAATCCCACCACCGAACCGCTGAGCCAGGAAGAGACCATCGAGTCCCTGGGCAACTATCAGTTCGGTTGGGCCGACCCGGACACGGCGGGCGCGAGCGCTCGCCGGGGACTGAACGAAGACGTCGTCAAGGACATCTCCGCGAAGAAGTCCGAGCCGGAGTGGATGCGCGAGACGCGCCTGAAGGCGCTCAAACTGTTCGAGCGCAAGCCGATGCCGAACTGGGGCGCCGACCTGTCGGGGATCGACTTCGACAACATCAAGTACTTCGTGCGCTCCACGGAGAAGCAGGCCACGAGCTGGGACGAGCTGCCGGAAGACATCAAGAACACCTACGACAAGCTCGGCATCCCCGAGGCGGAGAAGCAGCGCCTCATCGCCGGTGTCGCCGCTCAGTACGAGTCCGAGGTCGTCTATCACCAGATCCGTGAGGACCTGGAGAAGCAGGGTGTCATCTTCCTCGACACCGACACCGGTCTCAAGGAGCACCCGGAGCTGTTCAAGGAGTACTTCGGCTCCGTGATCCCCGCGGGTGACAACAAGTTCTCCGCGCTGAACACGGCCGTCTGGTCCGGTGGCTCGTTCATCTACGTCCCGCCGGGTGTGCACGTCGACATCCCGCTGCAGGCCTACTTCCGGATCAACACCGAGAACATGGGCCAGTTCGAGCGGACGCTGATCATCGTCGACGAGGGCGCGTACGTGCACTACGTCGAGGGCTGCACGGCTCCGATCTACCAGTCGGACTCGCTGCACTCGGCCGTGGTGGAGATCATCGTGAAGAAGGGCGGCCGGTGCCGCTACACGACGATCCAGAACTGGTCGAACAACGTCTACAACCTCGTCACCAAGCGCACCAAGTGCGAAGAGGGCGCGACGATGGAGTGGATCGACGGCAACATCGGCTCCAAGGTGACGATGAAGTACCCGTCGGTCTTCCTCATGGGTGAGCACGCCAAGGGCGAGGTCCTGTCGGTCGCGTTCGCGGGCGAGGGCCAGCACCAGGACGCGGGCGCCAAGATGGAGCACCTCGCGCCGAACACCTCCTCGACGATCGTGTCGAAGTCGGTGGCGCGCGGCGGCGGCCGGACCTCCTACCGAGGCCTGGTGAGGGTCGCGAAGCGGGCCCACAACTCGAAGTCGAACGTCGAGTGTGACGCCCTGCTCGTGGACACCATCTCGCGGTCGGACACGTATCCGTACGTCGACATCCGCAACGACAACGTGTCGATGGGCCACGAGGCCACGGTGTCCAAGGTCAGCGAGGACCAGCTGTTCTACCTGATGTCGCGTGGTCTCAGCGAGGAAGAGGCCATGGCCATGGTGGTGCGCGGGTTCGTCGAGCCGATCGCGCGCGAGCTGCCGATGGAGTACGCCCTGGAGCTCAACCGCCTGATCGAACTGCAGATGGAAGGAAGCGTCGGCTGAGATGACAGTGGCCGAGAACAACGCCGGTGCCACGGCCGCGGCGGCGGAAGCCGTGGTGCCGGCTTTGTCCCGCGGAGAGCGGTTCACCTCGTACGACGTCGCGGCGTTCGAGGTCCCGAGCGGGCGCGAGGAGAACTGGCGATTCACACCGCTGAAGCGGCTGCGGGGCCTGCACGACGGCTCCGCCGCCACCGGCGAGGTGAAGGTGGACGCCGACGTCGCCGCCGAGGTCAAGGTCGAGACGGTCGCGCGCGACGACGCGCGGCTGGGTGAAGCGGGTGTGCCGAGCGACCGGATCGCGGCGCAGGCGTACTCGTCGTTCGAGTCCGCGACCGTCGTGACGGTGCCTCGGGAGACCAAGGCGAGCAAGCCCAGCGTCGTCCGCATCACGGGCCCCGGCGAGGGCCTCACCGCCTACGGGCACGTGCAGGTGCGCGCCGAGCAGTTCGCCGAGGCCGCGATCGTGCTCGACCACGTGGGTTCGGGTACCTACGCCGACAACGTCGAGTTCGTCCTCGGCGACGGTGCTCAACTCACCGTGGTCAGTGTGCAGGACTGGGCCGACGACGCCGTGCACGTCTCCGAGCAGCACTTGCGTCTCGGCCGGGATGCCAAGCTCAAGCACATCGTGGTGACGCTCGGCGGCGACGCGGTGCGGGTCAGCCCCACCGCGACGTTCGCGGAGCCGGGCGGTGACGTCGAGATGCTGGGCCTGTACTTCGCCGACGCGGGCCAGCACCAGGAGCACCGCCTGTTCGTCGACCACGCCGTCCCGCACTGCAGCTCCGACGTGCTCTACAAGGGCGCGTTGCAGGGCAAGGACGCGCACGCGGTCTGGATCGGTGACGTGCTCATCCGCGCTGCCGCGGAGGGCACCGAGACGTTCGAGCTCAACCGCAACCTGGTGCTGACCGAGGGGGCCCGGGCCGACTCGGTGCCGAACCTCGAGATCGAGACCGGCGAGATCGCCAAGGCCGGACACGCCAGCACCACCGGAAGGTTCGACGACGAGCAGTTGTTCTACCTGCAGTCGCGGGGCATCCCGGAGGAAGAGGCGCGCCGGCTGGTGGTGCGCGGGTTCTTCCACGAGGTCCTGATGAAGATCGACCTGCCGGAGGTCCGGGAGCGGCTGGAGGCCGCGATCGAGGACGAGCTCCGCGCGATCGGAATCTGAAGCGTCCCGAGCATTTTTTCGCCACTGACGAGAGAAACGAAGAGGCATGGCAACACTCGAAATCAAGGACCTGCGGGCTGACGTCGTCACCGAGGAGGGCAACAAGGAGATCCTCACGGGCGTCAACCTCACGATCCGGTCGGGCGAGATCCACGCGATCATGGGCCCGAACGGTTCCGGCAAGTCGACCCTGTCGTACGCCATCGCCGGTCACCCCAAGTACGAGGTGACCTCCGGTGAGGTGCTGCTCGACGGCGAGAACATCCTCGAACTCGGCGTGGACGAGCGCGCTCGTGCCGGGCTGTTCCTGGCGATGCAGTACCCGGTCGAGGTGCCCGGCGTGTCGATGTCGAACTTCCTGCGGTCGGCGGCCACGGCCGTGCGCGGCGAAGCGCCGAAGCTGCGGCACTGGGTCAAGGAAGTCAAGGAAGAGATGGGCAAGCTCGACATCGCGCCCGAGTTCGCCGAGCGCAGTGTCAACGAGGGCTTCTCGGGCGGTGAGAAGAAGCGCCACGAGATCCTCCAGCTCGCCCTGCTCAAGCCGAAGATCGCCGTGCTCGACGAGACCGACTCGGGCCTGGACGTCGACGCGCTGCGCGTCGTGTCGGACGCCGTGAACGAGTACAAGGCGAACAACGAGGTCGGCGTCATGCTGATCACGCACTACACGCGCATCCTCAAGCACATCCACCCCGACTTCGTGCACGTGTTCGCGGGCGGGAAGATCGTGGAGTCCGGCGGCAAGGCGCTGGCGGACGAGCTGGAGGAGAACGGGTACGTCAAGTACACCGGTGACAAGGCCGCTGTCTGACGAGGGTGGACAGGGAACGTCGAAAGGAGTTGGCGCGATGACCAGTACGGACTCGCGACCACTGGAGATCACGGCGGTGCGCGCCGACTTCCCGATCCTGTCCCGCACCGTTCGCGACGGCAAACCGCTGGTGTACCTGGACTCCGGCGCGACTTCGCAGCGGCCGACCCCGGTGCTCGACGCGGAACGGCGTTTCGTGGAAACGTCCAACGCGGCGGTGCACCGGGGTGCGCACCAGCTGTCGGAGGAGGCGACGGACGCCTACGAGCAGGCGCGGGAGAAGATCGCCGCGTTCGTCGGCGTCACCTCGGGCGAGGTGGTGTTCACGAAGAACGCCACCGAGGGCATCAACCTCGTCGCCTACGCCATGAGCAACGCGGCGACGGCGGGACCCGAGGCGGAGCGCTTCACCATCAAGCCCGGTGACGAGATCGTCGTCACCGAGATGGAGCACCACGCCAACCTGGTGCCCTGGCAGCAGCTCTGCCGGCGCACGGGTGCCACGCTGCGCTGGTTCGGGGTCACGCCCGACGGCAGGCTCGACCTGTCGCAGCTCGACGAGCTGATCAACGAGCGCACCAAGGTCGTGGCGTTCGCACACCAGTCGAACGTGCTGGGCACGGTCAACCCGGTCGAGCCGCTGGTGCGCAAGGCCCACGAGGTGGGTGCGCTGGTGGTGCTGGACGCGTGCCAGTCGGTGCCGCACTTCGCCGTCGACTTCACCGAGCTGGGTGTGGACTTCGCCGTGTTCTCGGGGCACAAGATGCTCGGCCCGTCCGGCATCGGTGTGCTCTACGGACGCCGCGAACTGCTGGAGGCCATGCCTCCGTTCCTGACCGGTGGATCGATGATCGAGCTGGTGCGGATGGAGGAGTCGACCTTCGCTCCGCCGCCGCAGCGGTTCGAGGCCGGCGTGCCGATGACCTCCCAGGCCGTCGGTCTCGGGGCGGCCGTGGACTACCTGAACGCCGTCGGCATGGACCGCATCGCCGCGCACGAGCACCTGCTCGCGGAACGCGCGCTGGAGAAGCTGTCGGCTCTGCCCGGCGTGCGCATCGTCGGGCCGCCGGACACCGTCGACCGGGGTGCCACCGTGGCGTTCGTGGTCGACGACGTGCACCCGCACGACGTGGGGCAGGTACTGGACAGTCTCGGCATCGCCGTGCGGGTGGGTCACCACTGCGCGTGGCCGCTGCACCGTTCGTGCGGCGTCCCGGCCACGGTGCGGGCCTCGTTCTACCTCTACAACGAGGAGTCCGAGGTCGACGCGCTGGTCGACGGTGTGCGGGAGGCGCAGCGGTTCTTCGGTGTGGGAGGAGCCGCCTGATGGATCTCGAATCCATGTACCAGGAGATCATCCTGGACCACTACAAGAACCCGCACGCGCGCGGACTGAGGGAGCCGTACGACGCCGAGTCGTTCCAGGTGAACCCCACCTGCGGCGACGAGGTGACCCTGCGGGTGCGACTCGACGGCGACCTGGTGGCCGACGTGTCGTACGAAGGGCAGGGGTGCTCGATCAGTCAGGCGTCCACGTCGGTGCTGACCGACCTCGTCATCGGGCATCCGCTCGACGAGGCGCTCGCGAAGCTGGAGGCGTTCACCGAGCTCATGCAGAGCCGCGGTGAGGTCGAGCCCGACGAGGACGTGCTGGAGGACGGCGTCGCGTTCGTCGGCGTCGCGAAGTACCCCGCGCGTGTGAAGTGCGCCTTGCTCGGCTGGATGGCTTTCAAGGACGCTGTGGGTAGGACGTCGACCAGTGAGGTGACAGCACGATGAGCGAGACCGAGACGGCCGACCCCCGCGAGGGGCGCACCGCGGCGGACCTGCCGGAGCAGACCCAGCCCGGTCCCGGCGGTGACGTGGCCAAGATCGAGGACGTCGAGGAAGCCATGCGCGACGTCGTGGACCCCGAGCTGGGGATCAACGTCGTCGACCTGGGCCTCGTCTACGACATCCGCGTGGACGAGGAGAACACGGCCACCATCGACATGACGCTGACGTCGGCGGCGTGCCCGCTGACCGACGTCATCGAGGACCAGACGGCGTCGGTGCTCGTCGGGTCGTCTCCCGTGGTGAAGGACTACCGGATCAACTGGGTCTGGATGCCGCCGTGGGGTCCCGAGAAGATCACCGAGGAAGGCCGTGAGCAGCTGAGGGCGCTGGGCTTCACCGTCTGAGCCGTCCCGGAACTGCACACACACGTCCCTGGAGCGCGGACACGCCGGTGGGGTGAACCCCCTGTCGGCGTGTCCGCGCTTTGCGTACGGATGTTCGACACTCCCGTACGGGTGTTCGCACTTCCCGTACTGCGGTTACGGGCAGCGGCTCAGACAGGCGTGCAGTGCGTCGAGGAGCCGGTTGGCGCGGTCGTCCGTGTCCTCGGGCCGCAGCTCGGCCGGCAGGAACGAGAAACCGACCTCCGCCTCCGGCCACGCACCGTGCCGCCCTCCACCCGCGCCCGAATGTCCGTAGGCGACTTCGGCGGGACCGTACGTGCCGATCGGGTCGGGCAGCTCGAAGCCGAGCCCGAAGTGCACCGGCCGATCGTTGATGACGTCGCGTCCCTCGGCCCACGTCCGGGTGGCCCGGTCCAGCGCGGACCGGGGGACGAGCGAACCCGCGGCGAGCAGGTCGTAGAACGTGGCCATGGCCCGCGCCGACCCCACTCCGCTTCCGGCCGCGAGCTCCGCGCGCCGATACGCCGCCGAGTTGATCACCTCGTCCGAACCGAGCAGCGCCCCGTACATGCGGTTCACGATTGCGCGACGCTCCTCGTCCTGCAGGAACGTGCTGATGCGGTAGTCGGGTGACCGCACCAGGCGCGCGACGCGGGGATCGACCTCGGGCGGCGTACCGAGGTGGAGATCGAGCCCGTGGGGGCGGGCGAAGTCCGCGCGGAGGTGGTCGGCGACCGAACGGCCGGTGGCGTGGCGGACGAGTGCGTCGACGAGGTAGCCGTACGTGAGCGCGTGGTAGGCGACCTTGCTGCCCGGTGTCCACAGTGGTTCCTGCTTGGCGAGGAGGCGTTCCGCCGCCAGGACGTCGAGGAAGTCGTGGTCACCGTCGACATAGGGCAGTCCCGCGGTATGGGACAAGACGTGTGAGACGAGAACGTCGTCGGAGGCGAACTCCGGCCAGTACGTCCTCACAGGAGCATCGGGGTCCAGTTCGGACGCCCGTGTCGCCACCGCCGCGGTGAGTCCCTTGGTGCCGGAAAACAGGACGCAGACCGTGTCCGACGACCACGGTCGCCCGGAGTCGGGGTCGGCGAGCCCGCCCCAGAGGTCGACCACCGTCTCGCCGCGCCGCACGACCGCGAACGCGGCTCCGGCCCGGCTGTCGGCGACGATGTCGTCGAACACCTCCCGGACTTCCTCGAACCCGCGACGGACCGTTCCCTGCGTGTGGCTCATGTGGTCATCCTCGGAGTGTGGGCGAGCAGGTCGCGGGTGTACGGGTGCTGCGGGTCGCCGAGCACCTCCTCGACGGTCCCGGACTCCACGATGAGCCCGTCGCGCAACACCGCGATGTGGTCGGCGACGTGCCGGGCGAGCGCGATGTTGTGGGTGACGAACAGCATCGCCGTGCCCAGTTCCTCACGCAGCGAGCACA from the Saccharomonospora azurea NA-128 genome contains:
- a CDS encoding serine hydrolase domain-containing protein, whose product is MSHTQGTVRRGFEEVREVFDDIVADSRAGAAFAVVRRGETVVDLWGGLADPDSGRPWSSDTVCVLFSGTKGLTAAVATRASELDPDAPVRTYWPEFASDDVLVSHVLSHTAGLPYVDGDHDFLDVLAAERLLAKQEPLWTPGSKVAYHALTYGYLVDALVRHATGRSVADHLRADFARPHGLDLHLGTPPEVDPRVARLVRSPDYRISTFLQDEERRAIVNRMYGALLGSDEVINSAAYRRAELAAGSGVGSARAMATFYDLLAAGSLVPRSALDRATRTWAEGRDVINDRPVHFGLGFELPDPIGTYGPAEVAYGHSGAGGGRHGAWPEAEVGFSFLPAELRPEDTDDRANRLLDALHACLSRCP